CGCACTTTAGATTTAATTGTTTGGACCTGAATTTTTGTACTTATAACCAACAAAATCATACATAATCACGTTTCATTATAGGATGTATCATTGActagaaaatatattattattgaaaattaaatctttCATAGTCTCAATAAAATTAACTCCGAAATTCGAATAAAatgttaaacattaaaaataaattagtactAACTAGAAAATGGAATCATGTGATTCTTTTTTACCCTTTcttattgttataataaacATCGATAATGACGGTAGAACAATCGCAAagtaaataagaaaagaaacaataagggtgcgtttggttcgctgtattggattagaggtgtaatagcaaatcaactgtttggttgaatgtaatggaatagaggcgtaatagtaatcttgtgtttggttgaatggaatagaggtgtaatagcatgatggaaaaaactaaaacgactagaatacccttagcataaatttgttttggtaaatgattattgttattgttatttaaattttaataagattattattatcagtaataaatattttaatcatatttaaacattattattattagatatattttaattaaaatatataatttaataaaattcttataattagcgaaatttgttttggtaaattattattgttattgttattgttatttaaattttaataagattattaatatcaataataaataatttaatcatatttaaacataattattattaaatatattataattaaaatatataatttaataaaattcttaataattaatattcttatatgaatttactcaaatcataatatatgatcttgtaaaatataaattaacataattattattaaatatattataattaaaatatataatttaataaaattcttaataattaatattcttatatgaatttactcaaatcataatatatgatacttgtaaaatataaattaacataattattattaaatatattataattaaaatatataatttaataaaattcttaataattaatattcttatatgaatttactcaaatcataatatatgatactataaaagaaaatttgaaataattaatattaaatatattttaattaaaatatatgatttaataaaattcttaataattataactaataaattatatttccaACTGAAACAAGCCAAACAACATAAGCAGTATTAGAACGGGGATTATTAAATCGACTTTTGTAGTATAaagttccaaaaaaaaatttctttatcTGTAGATAGAGAGAATCATattcataaaacatataaaatttgacGTTGATGAACTGCAGTCTCTTCCATTGTTAATGCAGGTTGAAAGGCTTGATTTCAATAGTGTTACGGCCTTTgtatttaacttcaaaaagaaGTTTGTACAATTGCTccttgtaatattttttttctttgcttctaTTGGCTGGGTTAGAAATTCAACACAATATTTTTGAAAGACTTGTATAATTTCATCTGCTCAATAATTGGAAAAACTCAATTTGATTTCTTCCTTTAATTGTCTCTTTTTTAAGTACTAATTATCAGCAACAGGCAGGGCGATTTAATGTGGTCAAAACAACCACATCAAGCACTCTCATCTCTTTGTTTGCAGCAAAGATGAACTCAACAGCTTCAAACCATGGCAAAATAAGTACAGCATATATAACCAAAACAGGATATGCTTTcttcaatttaaataacatcTCAACTTAAATAACGGAACATTCATATTATGTTCGGAACACAAAATAGGTAACTTATAAAGTACTGAATAAAAAACAGAAGTGTCCACTGCCATGGTTTATGCAAAGTCCTACCAATTCCTCAACGATTGGCCTTGGCAACTCTCTCGATTTCGTCCTTCTTCTTGATGGCATAGCTGCACAAACAACGCGAGAATGATGAAGCAAGCTGTGGTAAATAAATGGGATTGCAAGGACAGTTCCTtgtttcaaagcaaaataaggtTCAAACACGGGAGTTCAAAGGCTGTTATTTACCTGTTAGATGATCTATTTGCTGCGTTAATAAGCTCATCAGCCAAACATTCAGCGATAGTTTTAATGTTTCTGAATGCAGACTCACGATTACCAGTGGTGAGGAGATAGATGGCCTGATTCACTCGACGAAGAGGAGAAATATCAACAGCCTGACGCCTCACAACACCAGCAGAACCAATACGAGTAGCATCTTCACGAGGTCCACtgttatatcaatcaaaaatCAACAAGGATTATCAAAGATTGATCCAACAAAGATAACCCAGAATTGGAAGATGTTTTAATTAACATCATCTGCTACTTTAAAGATTAAAGTCAGCTAGTGATAcatttgaaaaaggaaattctTAAAGGTCATATAGGCCACCTGTTGATAATGGCATCAACAATGACTTGAATTGGGTTCTGATCAGTCAGGAGATAAATAATTTCCATAGCATGCTTCACAATCCTGACTGCCATAAGTTTCTTTCCATTGTTTCGGCCATGCTTCATCAATGAGTTTGTAAGCCTCTCAACAATGGGGCACTGAGCCTTTCTAAAACGCTTAACTGAGTACCTCCCAGCAGTGTGTAAAACATGTGATAGATTATACACTACTCCACATGTAAAACATTCAACTAAATGGTTACATGGTACTTTTGCCTCAACTAAACCTATATCCAAAACCACACATTAGAATTTCTCGACAAACAAGCCATAATAAGACCCAGAAATACTGAAAATCGAACATCTTGAAGATTATAGATGCTACTTTTTAAGTAACTTTAGATCAaaactaaaatccaaaaatcaaGTGACTttagatcaaaattaaaatccaagaaaagagaaacaacataaaacaaatattcaaacaaaagcaagaaaagttgtataaaatgaattgatcTAATGAAACAGAAACTCCAAAAAATGAGAATGCAATAGATCGAAGTTCTCCATGATTGTCAAGATTATTAatcattgttcattttaatgcATGGACGGTATCCTCGAGACCATTTCACAATTAAAACTCACCCATTACGACAAAGCAGAAAGTTCACCACGAACTTCttgcttagaaattaaaatCCACCATGTAATTACGACATTATAAACTCAATCATACTTTATCATTATATAACGGCTTCACCACACATGAAGTTTGAATGGcgaaataaagggaaaaaaaaacagaagccTAATCCACGCAGTTTTAACTTTCTACTCCAAACTAGAGTTATTTCAACAGACAACTGAAGGATACAAGATAGAATGATAATGCAGGAGAATTGATAATTTATCcccaaaaaaaccctaatttcaaCAGACAAAACCCACCATAGTTGAAGAACACAAATCTGTTTTTTGTCGACAAAACAATCAtgaggaagaaaaataaaaatccaaattaagtaaaaaaagagaagaagcacTTGCCGCTTCTGTTGATGTTGGTGAAAGATGCCAAGATGCCAAGATGAAAGTTGGCGAAAGATCTGAGCGGGTGGAGGTTTGGTCCGGTGGCAACTTCTGTTGAT
The nucleotide sequence above comes from Gossypium raimondii isolate GPD5lz chromosome 13, ASM2569854v1, whole genome shotgun sequence. Encoded proteins:
- the LOC105784410 gene encoding 40S ribosomal protein S5, with translation MKHGRNNGKKLMAVRIVKHAMEIIYLLTDQNPIQVIVDAIINSGPREDATRIGSAGVVRRQAVDISPLRRVNQAIYLLTTGNRESAFRNIKTIAECLADELINAANRSSNSYAIKKKDEIERVAKANR